A genome region from Archaeoglobus fulgidus DSM 4304 includes the following:
- a CDS encoding NAD(P)H-hydrate dehydratase translates to MEFISSRDMQILDTNCEYFGLSRMLLMENAGKGVAEEVMKRFYEGKVQIFAGSGNNGGDGFVAARHLKGFDVEIFLLSKPKTELAIKNLEICRKAGFPVKEGLPEEIDADIVIDAMLGTGVRGRLREPYSTAVKMINESDAFKVAVDVPTGLDPDSGSYEEAVKADLTVTFHKAKPGLAKAREVCGEVAVKDIGIPESFENLCGPGDVAFSYKRYEDAHKGVHGKVLVVGGGDYTGAPALASLAALYAGADIVTTAVPMAIRKVVASFSPNLIVRGVGEERIEMKNLEELEELVKRHDVVVAGMGVGENPEFKEVVEELLKSCKKAVLDAQGIVDSVPENCECILTPHRGEFGRVFGDTEVQKAALKAKAVILLKGREDVITDGSRVKVNRSGNAGMTVGGTGDVLAGIAAAFLCNDDAFHSACAAAFLNGLAGDVCFEKFGYNYTATDLVKAIPEAILRCKSF, encoded by the coding sequence ATGGAATTCATCTCTTCGAGAGATATGCAAATTCTTGACACGAACTGCGAGTATTTCGGTCTGAGCAGGATGCTCCTTATGGAGAACGCCGGCAAAGGAGTGGCTGAGGAGGTAATGAAGAGGTTTTACGAGGGAAAGGTTCAGATTTTTGCGGGGAGTGGAAACAATGGCGGTGACGGATTCGTGGCTGCGAGGCACTTAAAAGGTTTTGACGTCGAGATATTCCTGCTCTCAAAGCCGAAGACGGAGCTTGCGATTAAAAACCTCGAAATCTGCCGCAAAGCAGGATTTCCTGTAAAGGAAGGTTTGCCCGAAGAAATCGATGCTGACATCGTCATTGATGCGATGCTCGGAACGGGCGTGAGGGGAAGGCTGAGAGAGCCATACAGCACGGCTGTAAAGATGATTAACGAGAGCGACGCCTTCAAGGTGGCTGTTGACGTTCCCACAGGCCTGGATCCCGACAGTGGAAGTTATGAAGAGGCTGTTAAGGCTGATCTGACTGTGACATTCCACAAGGCGAAGCCCGGGCTGGCAAAGGCAAGAGAGGTTTGCGGAGAGGTTGCGGTCAAGGACATAGGAATCCCGGAAAGCTTTGAAAACCTATGCGGCCCGGGGGATGTTGCATTCTCCTACAAAAGATACGAGGATGCGCATAAAGGGGTTCACGGAAAAGTGCTCGTTGTGGGTGGTGGGGATTACACAGGCGCTCCGGCCTTGGCGAGCCTTGCAGCGCTGTATGCTGGGGCTGATATCGTCACAACTGCCGTTCCAATGGCGATAAGGAAAGTAGTTGCATCCTTCAGCCCGAATCTTATAGTGAGAGGTGTTGGCGAGGAAAGGATAGAAATGAAAAATCTTGAGGAGCTCGAGGAGCTGGTAAAAAGGCACGACGTAGTTGTTGCTGGAATGGGTGTGGGGGAGAACCCAGAATTTAAGGAGGTTGTCGAGGAACTCCTTAAAAGCTGCAAAAAAGCCGTTCTAGATGCTCAGGGGATTGTTGATAGTGTGCCAGAAAACTGTGAGTGCATTCTCACACCCCACAGAGGAGAGTTCGGAAGGGTTTTCGGTGATACTGAGGTGCAGAAGGCTGCGTTGAAGGCGAAGGCAGTAATACTGCTGAAGGGGAGGGAGGATGTTATAACGGATGGCAGCAGAGTGAAGGTTAACCGCTCGGGAAATGCGGGCATGACGGTTGGCGGAACCGGAGATGTTCTGGCAGGAATTGCGGCCGCTTTCCTCTGCAACGACGATGCTTTCCACTCTGCCTGTGCTGCAGCCTTCCTTAACGGGTTGGCGGGAGATGTGTGCTTTGAAAAATTCGGCTACAACTACACGGCGACGGATTTGGTAAAAGCAATACCTGAGGCAATTCTGAGGTGTAAAAGCTTTTGA
- the mdh gene encoding malate dehydrogenase, translating into MKLGFVGAGRVGSTSAFTCLLNLDVDEIALVDIAEDLAVGEAMDLAHAAAGIDKYPKIVGGADYSLLKGSEIIVVTAGLARKPGMTRLDLAHKNAGIIKDIAKKIVENAPESKILVVTNPMDVMTYIMWKESGKPRNEVFGMGNQLDSQRLKERLYNAGARNIRRAWIIGEHGDSMFVAKSLADFDGEVDWEAVENDVRFVAAEVIKRKGATIFGPAVAIYRMVKAVVEDTGEIIPTSMILQGEYGIENVAVGVPAKLGKNGAEVADIKLSDEEIEKLRNSAKILRERLEELGY; encoded by the coding sequence ATGAAACTCGGTTTTGTTGGTGCGGGAAGGGTTGGAAGCACTTCAGCATTCACGTGTTTGCTAAACCTTGACGTTGACGAGATAGCACTTGTGGATATAGCCGAAGACCTCGCAGTTGGGGAGGCAATGGATTTGGCTCACGCAGCGGCGGGAATAGACAAGTACCCGAAAATAGTTGGTGGGGCGGACTACTCACTGCTTAAGGGTAGTGAAATCATCGTCGTCACTGCAGGCCTCGCAAGAAAGCCGGGGATGACCCGCTTAGACTTGGCGCACAAAAATGCGGGAATAATCAAGGACATTGCTAAAAAGATCGTCGAAAACGCTCCTGAGAGCAAGATTCTGGTCGTGACAAACCCGATGGACGTTATGACTTACATAATGTGGAAGGAGAGCGGAAAGCCGAGAAATGAGGTTTTCGGCATGGGCAACCAGCTCGATTCGCAGAGATTGAAGGAGAGGCTTTACAATGCCGGGGCGAGAAACATCAGGAGGGCATGGATAATTGGAGAGCACGGAGACAGCATGTTCGTTGCCAAAAGCCTTGCCGACTTCGACGGAGAGGTGGACTGGGAAGCTGTGGAGAATGACGTCAGATTTGTAGCTGCTGAAGTAATAAAGAGGAAGGGAGCTACAATTTTCGGTCCCGCCGTAGCAATTTACCGCATGGTTAAAGCCGTTGTTGAGGATACCGGCGAAATCATCCCGACAAGCATGATTCTGCAGGGCGAATACGGAATTGAGAACGTGGCTGTGGGAGTTCCCGCAAAGCTCGGAAAGAATGGGGCGGAGGTTGCGGACATCAAGCTTAGTGACGAGGAAATTGAGAAGCTAAGAAACTCCGCCAAGATTTTAAGGGAGAGGCTTGAGGAACTCGGATATTAG
- the glyA gene encoding serine hydroxymethyltransferase, protein MNPSDVFQIIEGHTKLMRDSIPLIASENLTSLSVRRCYVSDLGHRYAEGRVGERFYEGCKYVDQIESMAIELTRKIFEAEHANVQPISGVVANLAAFFALTNVGDTIMSISVPCGGHISHDRVSAAGLRGLRVIHYPFNSEEMSVDVDETRKVAERERPKLFILGSSLILFRQPVKEIREIADEIGAYVMYDASHVLGLIAGKAFQNPLKEGADVMTGSTHKTFFGPQRAIIASRKELAEKVDRAVFPGVVSNHHLNTLAGYVVAAMEMLEFGEDYAKQVVRNAKALAEELYSLGYKVLGEKRGFTETHQVAVDVREFGGGERVAKVLENAGIILNKNLLPWDSLEKTANPSGIRIGVQEVTRIGMKEEEMRAIAEIMDAAIKEKKSVDELRNEVKELKERFNVIKYSFDESEAYHFPDLR, encoded by the coding sequence ATGAATCCTTCAGACGTCTTCCAAATCATCGAAGGGCATACCAAACTGATGCGGGACTCCATACCGCTGATTGCCAGTGAGAACTTAACCTCCCTCTCCGTGAGGAGGTGTTACGTTTCCGATCTCGGCCACAGGTATGCGGAGGGAAGAGTGGGGGAGAGGTTCTACGAGGGCTGCAAGTATGTTGACCAAATCGAGAGCATGGCGATTGAGTTAACGAGAAAAATATTTGAGGCTGAGCACGCAAACGTCCAGCCAATTTCCGGTGTTGTTGCGAACCTCGCAGCCTTTTTCGCTCTGACAAATGTTGGAGACACCATTATGAGCATCTCCGTCCCTTGTGGCGGGCACATAAGCCACGATAGGGTTTCTGCGGCTGGTTTGAGAGGGTTGAGGGTGATTCACTATCCCTTTAACAGCGAGGAGATGAGCGTTGACGTTGACGAGACGAGAAAGGTTGCAGAAAGGGAGAGGCCGAAGCTCTTCATCCTCGGCTCGTCCCTCATACTCTTCAGGCAGCCTGTGAAGGAGATTAGGGAGATTGCGGACGAAATTGGCGCTTACGTAATGTACGACGCCAGCCACGTTCTCGGACTCATTGCCGGAAAGGCCTTCCAGAACCCGCTCAAGGAGGGGGCAGACGTAATGACCGGCAGCACCCACAAGACCTTCTTCGGCCCACAGAGAGCAATAATCGCCAGCAGAAAGGAGCTTGCCGAGAAGGTTGACAGGGCCGTATTTCCGGGGGTGGTGAGCAACCACCACCTTAACACCCTTGCAGGCTATGTTGTTGCCGCAATGGAAATGCTGGAGTTCGGTGAGGATTACGCAAAGCAGGTGGTTAGGAATGCAAAGGCTCTGGCGGAGGAGCTTTACAGCCTCGGCTACAAGGTTCTCGGAGAGAAGAGGGGGTTCACCGAAACCCATCAGGTGGCCGTTGACGTCAGGGAGTTCGGAGGTGGGGAGAGGGTGGCGAAAGTCCTCGAAAATGCAGGAATCATACTTAACAAGAACCTGCTGCCTTGGGACTCCCTCGAAAAGACCGCAAATCCGTCGGGAATAAGAATTGGAGTGCAGGAGGTAACGAGAATTGGAATGAAGGAGGAAGAGATGAGGGCGATTGCAGAAATCATGGATGCGGCGATAAAGGAGAAAAAATCCGTCGATGAGCTTAGGAACGAGGTTAAGGAGCTTAAAGAGAGGTTTAACGTTATAAAGTATAGTTTTGACGAGAGCGAAGCTTACCACTTCCCCGATTTGAGATGA
- a CDS encoding NMD3-related protein, with translation MNHPCIVQVRDVQPDKIEIVRNMALKRNAEVEKAKNGLDIYFEDVNEARKFISKLRKSMKLRIKMSTKYAGLRGSRVRVLFVYSLRGL, from the coding sequence GTGAACCATCCCTGCATAGTGCAGGTGAGAGATGTTCAGCCGGATAAGATTGAAATCGTGAGGAACATGGCGCTGAAAAGGAACGCGGAAGTGGAGAAGGCCAAAAACGGACTGGATATTTACTTTGAGGACGTTAACGAGGCGAGGAAGTTCATTTCCAAGCTAAGAAAATCGATGAAGTTAAGGATAAAGATGTCGACGAAGTATGCTGGGCTTAGGGGGAGCAGGGTGAGGGTTCTCTTCGTTTACTCGCTAAGGGGGTTGTGA
- a CDS encoding DUF1464 family protein: protein MISAGIDPGTGSYDVVAIEDGKVVFRKNIPTEEVRASPDVIVEVIEESGAEVAAGLSGYGLPVKRFSELDEVDLLLMTLNFDSERAIGLRNIIKAVKERNVNLYTVPAVIHLPTVPPWRKMNRIDIGTADKLCSAVLAVAKLSEEEELTKLNFILAEVGEGFNAFIAVRNGRIVDGMGGTTSFPGYSSLGAMDAELAYIIGEFPKKLIFSGGVKSFASEWKVNENEVTNILSEFVLKGIRAMEVSTDADFYMLSGRFAPDVLRKLRGEGKEVRLLGGFGRGKQSAQGAAIIANAIAGGEYREIVDYMRIFEAKGTLLDYITSDIMEYVRRGLKRRGD from the coding sequence ATGATATCCGCAGGCATCGATCCGGGAACGGGGAGCTATGATGTCGTCGCAATTGAAGACGGAAAAGTTGTATTCAGAAAAAACATTCCAACAGAGGAGGTCAGAGCCTCGCCGGATGTCATAGTTGAAGTTATCGAGGAGTCGGGGGCTGAGGTTGCTGCCGGGCTTTCGGGCTACGGTCTTCCGGTAAAGCGCTTCTCCGAGCTCGATGAGGTGGACTTGCTCCTCATGACGCTAAACTTTGACTCCGAAAGGGCAATAGGGCTGAGAAATATAATCAAAGCTGTGAAAGAGAGAAACGTTAACCTCTACACAGTCCCTGCAGTAATCCACCTCCCCACAGTACCGCCGTGGAGGAAGATGAACAGAATCGACATCGGAACTGCAGACAAGCTGTGCTCGGCAGTTCTTGCCGTTGCTAAGCTGAGCGAGGAAGAGGAGCTTACAAAGCTGAACTTCATTCTGGCAGAGGTTGGAGAGGGATTCAACGCCTTTATTGCCGTCCGGAACGGGAGGATTGTTGACGGAATGGGAGGGACGACGTCATTCCCCGGCTACTCATCTCTCGGAGCTATGGATGCTGAGCTTGCCTACATCATCGGGGAGTTCCCAAAGAAGCTGATTTTCAGCGGGGGGGTAAAGAGCTTCGCAAGTGAGTGGAAGGTCAACGAAAACGAGGTTACCAACATCCTCTCGGAGTTCGTGCTGAAGGGGATAAGAGCCATGGAGGTTTCAACGGATGCCGACTTCTACATGCTTTCTGGCAGGTTTGCTCCAGACGTGCTGAGAAAGCTGAGGGGTGAGGGAAAGGAGGTCAGGCTGCTCGGCGGTTTTGGGAGGGGCAAGCAATCCGCCCAGGGAGCGGCGATAATAGCGAACGCAATTGCTGGTGGAGAGTACAGAGAGATAGTGGACTACATGAGGATTTTCGAGGCTAAGGGGACGCTTCTTGACTACATAACATCTGATATTATGGAATACGTGAGGAGAGGGCTGAAAAGAAGGGGAGATTAA
- a CDS encoding CBS domain-containing protein — protein MVLTRNVMEIATKDVFTLPPTSTLMNALKMMLRRNFRRIPIADPGTKRLEGIISATDFVNIFGGGPKFGLIKGRYGGNLSAAVNEVVETIMEREVVTVNESDSLEEAVETMFEKNVGGCPIVNKDDVVVGIITERDILKYLGANRSIDGVASDYMTSSVITLRPKDSIERAMRTMIEKKLRRIPIIDDGILVGLITVREILRYFGTGEAFRMLTSGNIKDAIDKPISTILANDELLVYKDILTFPRNISISQLVSSMLEKGYGVALIVENGKLEGIITERDLIRFLYSKS, from the coding sequence TTGGTTTTAACGCGAAATGTGATGGAAATTGCCACAAAAGACGTTTTCACACTCCCGCCAACCTCAACCTTGATGAACGCTCTAAAAATGATGCTCAGGCGAAACTTCAGAAGGATCCCCATAGCCGATCCGGGAACGAAAAGGCTTGAAGGAATAATATCCGCCACCGACTTCGTCAACATCTTTGGTGGAGGTCCGAAGTTCGGGCTTATCAAGGGGAGGTACGGTGGAAATCTCTCCGCTGCTGTGAATGAAGTTGTGGAAACAATTATGGAGCGTGAAGTGGTCACGGTTAACGAATCAGATTCTCTCGAAGAGGCTGTTGAGACGATGTTTGAAAAAAATGTTGGTGGCTGCCCGATAGTCAACAAAGACGACGTTGTCGTGGGAATCATCACGGAGAGGGACATTCTGAAGTATCTGGGGGCTAACCGCAGCATAGACGGAGTTGCTTCAGACTACATGACCTCAAGCGTAATCACGCTCAGGCCCAAGGACTCCATAGAGAGGGCGATGAGAACGATGATTGAGAAAAAGCTGAGAAGAATACCCATAATAGATGACGGCATTCTGGTTGGGCTAATAACGGTAAGGGAGATACTGAGGTACTTCGGGACGGGAGAGGCTTTCAGGATGCTTACGAGCGGAAACATAAAGGATGCAATCGACAAACCCATTTCAACCATCCTCGCGAACGATGAGCTGCTTGTTTACAAGGATATCCTCACGTTTCCAAGGAACATAAGCATATCCCAGCTTGTTAGCTCTATGCTGGAAAAGGGTTACGGAGTAGCCCTTATTGTGGAAAACGGCAAGCTTGAAGGAATTATCACTGAAAGGGACTTGATCAGGTTCCTATACTCCAAATCATGA
- a CDS encoding methyltransferase RsmF C-terminal domain-like protein yields the protein MRRLLKEQFEAELPEDIRFYMGGKSRVYAYKSCEFDEIASHRGIYFGTIERDGLRLSIEGSFIAGKLAKKNVIELDEESFGRWMRGEDIEADVKGYCIVKHGSYFAGCGKGNGRVLRNFVPKDRRVID from the coding sequence GTGAGGAGACTGCTTAAAGAGCAGTTCGAAGCGGAGCTTCCGGAGGATATCAGGTTTTACATGGGCGGGAAGAGCAGAGTTTACGCGTACAAGAGCTGCGAGTTTGACGAAATTGCCTCGCACAGGGGGATTTATTTTGGCACAATCGAGAGGGACGGGTTGAGGCTGTCCATTGAGGGGAGCTTCATTGCCGGCAAACTTGCCAAGAAAAACGTAATCGAGCTTGATGAGGAGAGCTTCGGCAGATGGATGAGGGGAGAGGATATTGAGGCGGATGTTAAAGGTTACTGCATAGTGAAACACGGGAGCTACTTCGCCGGATGCGGGAAGGGGAACGGGAGAGTGCTCAGGAACTTCGTGCCGAAGGACAGAAGGGTAATCGATTAA
- a CDS encoding RNA ligase, which yields MNFIAQALNLSKSAAGRLEERNILRKAFVRHPFFADIEEAFRFEKKFGQYEEGTIVIKAKDSLKVFRGFPKIRRALLLDPTIKKHFGDREVVLEEKMNGYNVRIVKVGDNLYAITRRGLICPYTTEKARTLIDDEFFRDYPDYMLCCEAVGRASPYVPTDVYGIETLEFFLFDVREGKTNQPVTIDEKKEIAEKYGFRLAEILETVSSDDVARIKEVVEKLNKNRREGVVFKDREMVLNPLKYTTSYANQSDLRYAFRFFGEYGRDFMLSRVIREAFQSFEFEEGEEDFNQRCLRLGRAILEPMIESIRECKRGEMVCEESELVFESPDVLELFKLHMKLLGVDFRIEVLDGGRVKLKRIMRSTSDRIRGILQGSTWR from the coding sequence ATGAATTTTATTGCTCAGGCTTTAAATTTATCGAAATCAGCAGCCGGAAGGCTGGAAGAGAGAAATATTCTCAGAAAGGCGTTTGTCAGGCACCCTTTTTTTGCCGATATTGAGGAGGCCTTCAGATTCGAAAAAAAGTTTGGCCAGTATGAAGAGGGGACTATAGTAATAAAGGCTAAGGATTCTCTAAAGGTTTTCAGGGGCTTTCCCAAGATAAGGAGGGCGCTGCTGCTCGATCCAACGATAAAAAAGCACTTCGGCGATAGAGAGGTGGTGCTTGAGGAGAAGATGAACGGCTACAACGTCAGAATTGTCAAAGTCGGGGACAACCTTTATGCCATCACCAGAAGGGGGCTCATTTGCCCCTACACAACAGAGAAGGCGAGAACTCTCATAGACGACGAGTTCTTCAGGGACTATCCCGATTACATGCTGTGCTGCGAGGCCGTTGGGAGAGCCTCACCCTACGTCCCTACGGACGTTTACGGCATAGAAACCCTTGAATTCTTTCTCTTCGATGTCAGGGAGGGAAAAACCAACCAGCCTGTAACGATTGACGAGAAAAAGGAAATTGCGGAGAAATACGGTTTCAGGCTTGCTGAAATTCTCGAAACCGTTAGCTCCGACGACGTTGCGAGGATAAAAGAGGTTGTGGAGAAGCTGAACAAAAACCGAAGGGAGGGGGTTGTTTTTAAAGACCGCGAGATGGTGCTGAATCCGTTAAAGTACACCACAAGCTACGCTAATCAGTCGGATCTGAGGTATGCGTTCAGGTTTTTCGGGGAGTACGGCAGAGACTTCATGCTGTCGAGAGTAATCAGGGAAGCATTCCAGAGCTTTGAGTTTGAGGAAGGGGAGGAGGACTTCAATCAGAGATGCCTCAGGCTTGGCAGGGCTATACTTGAACCGATGATAGAGAGCATCAGGGAGTGCAAGCGGGGGGAGATGGTTTGCGAGGAGAGCGAGCTTGTGTTTGAAAGCCCAGACGTCCTTGAACTTTTCAAACTCCACATGAAGCTGCTCGGAGTTGACTTCAGAATCGAGGTTCTGGACGGGGGAAGGGTAAAGTTAAAAAGAATCATGCGAAGTACAAGTGACAGGATAAGGGGCATACTTCAAGGCTCAACCTGGAGGTAG
- a CDS encoding NOL1/NOP2/sun family putative RNA methylase, which yields MKVFIDPDGDIEEIKEAFRLINPELYERLLKIDGSDEFFRYMVKPLRVSVRVNTLKAEVDEVVENLKELITGRVPWCEEGFYLSIDEFSRIPEHQLGLIFSQEAASMIPPLVMELEPKMTVLDIAASPGAKTTQIAQYLQNEGCIVANDVKHSRINILISNLQRCGVLIAKVTVKDGRYFGRFRNRFDAVLVDAPCSNMGMIRKNYRNIRLWKMRDCYGLSKLQKSLLMAAYKAVKPGGVVVYSTCTLEPIENEEVVDYILRNTDAEIEEVNLPVKGVEPFTKFDGKEYSEEVRKCLRLHPQSSDTEGFFVAKLRKP from the coding sequence ATGAAGGTTTTCATAGACCCCGATGGGGACATTGAAGAGATAAAGGAGGCTTTCAGACTAATCAACCCGGAACTTTACGAGAGATTGCTTAAAATTGACGGAAGCGACGAGTTTTTCAGGTACATGGTAAAACCGCTGAGAGTCAGTGTTAGGGTGAACACACTTAAGGCGGAAGTTGATGAGGTGGTCGAGAATCTGAAGGAGCTAATCACTGGAAGAGTTCCGTGGTGCGAAGAGGGGTTTTACCTCTCCATCGACGAGTTTTCGAGAATTCCAGAGCATCAGCTCGGTTTGATTTTCTCACAGGAAGCAGCATCGATGATACCACCCCTTGTCATGGAACTGGAACCGAAAATGACGGTGCTCGACATTGCCGCCTCTCCCGGAGCCAAAACCACGCAGATTGCCCAGTACCTGCAGAACGAGGGGTGCATCGTCGCGAACGATGTAAAGCACTCGAGAATAAACATTCTCATCTCCAACCTGCAGAGGTGCGGAGTTCTGATCGCAAAGGTTACGGTCAAGGACGGAAGGTACTTCGGAAGGTTCAGAAACAGGTTTGATGCCGTGCTTGTCGACGCTCCGTGCAGTAACATGGGAATGATAAGAAAGAACTACAGAAACATAAGGCTCTGGAAAATGAGGGACTGCTACGGACTTTCAAAGCTGCAGAAAAGCCTTTTAATGGCTGCCTACAAAGCGGTAAAGCCCGGTGGTGTAGTAGTTTATTCAACATGTACTCTGGAGCCAATTGAGAATGAGGAGGTAGTGGACTACATCCTGAGAAACACAGATGCCGAGATAGAGGAGGTAAATCTACCCGTGAAGGGTGTGGAGCCGTTTACGAAATTTGACGGTAAAGAATACAGCGAGGAGGTGAGAAAATGCCTTCGCCTTCATCCCCAGAGCAGCGACACAGAGGGGTTCTTCGTGGCGAAGTTGAGGAAACCGTGA
- a CDS encoding SDH family Clp fold serine proteinase has protein sequence MVTYSDPMASLSGLFWILLFLYLIFAPQLKHQQLLAARRRAMRRIGMKRGSNVITMIHRQESIGFLGIPIYRFIDIDDSEKVLRAIRSTPKDKPIDLIIHTPGGLVLAATQIAKALHDHPAKTTVIVPHYAMSGGTLIALAADEILIDPHAVLGPVDPQLMNYPAPSILKVVEKKEPKDIDDKTLIMADIAEKAINQVRETVFNLLKDKMDEEKAREVAKILTEGRWTHDYPLTVEELRQLGLKVSTDVPEEVYELMELYPQPMMQRHPGVEFVPSPPKGEKPSFK, from the coding sequence ATGGTTACGTATTCAGACCCGATGGCATCGCTAAGCGGGCTGTTCTGGATACTGCTCTTCCTTTATCTGATCTTTGCGCCTCAGCTGAAGCACCAGCAGCTTTTGGCGGCACGAAGGAGGGCTATGCGCAGGATAGGGATGAAGAGGGGAAGTAACGTCATAACGATGATTCATCGCCAGGAGAGCATAGGCTTTCTGGGCATTCCGATTTACCGCTTCATAGACATCGACGATTCGGAGAAGGTTCTGAGGGCGATAAGGAGCACACCTAAGGACAAGCCGATTGACCTGATCATCCACACTCCCGGAGGGCTTGTTCTTGCCGCAACGCAGATAGCCAAGGCTCTCCACGACCACCCGGCGAAAACAACCGTAATAGTCCCGCACTACGCCATGAGCGGAGGGACGCTTATCGCCCTTGCAGCGGACGAGATTCTGATCGACCCCCACGCTGTTCTCGGCCCCGTTGACCCACAGCTCATGAACTATCCCGCTCCGTCAATTCTGAAGGTGGTCGAGAAGAAGGAGCCGAAGGACATCGACGATAAAACGCTCATCATGGCGGATATAGCAGAGAAGGCGATTAACCAGGTCAGAGAGACTGTCTTCAACTTGCTCAAGGACAAAATGGATGAGGAGAAAGCGAGGGAGGTGGCGAAGATACTCACCGAGGGCAGGTGGACTCACGATTACCCGCTTACCGTTGAAGAGCTAAGGCAGCTCGGCCTTAAAGTTTCAACAGACGTTCCGGAGGAGGTTTACGAGCTGATGGAGCTCTACCCGCAGCCGATGATGCAGAGGCATCCCGGGGTGGAGTTCGTTCCAAGTCCCCCGAAGGGGGAAAAGCCCTCTTTTAAATAA
- a CDS encoding DUF2080 family transposase-associated protein has translation MRRVEVKKGDFVLKEEVEVVFEKRVTPFGNSAKVDVPKRYIGWRAYVIVVRD, from the coding sequence ATGAGGAGGGTTGAAGTGAAGAAGGGAGATTTTGTTCTGAAAGAGGAGGTTGAGGTTGTTTTCGAGAAGAGAGTCACGCCTTTCGGTAATTCAGCAAAGGTTGATGTGCCCAAGAGGTATATTGGGTGGAGAGCGTATGTGATTGTTGTCAGGGATTAA
- a CDS encoding ISNCY-like element ISA1214-1 family transposase, with amino-acid sequence MNLGFRVTGKFVRELLDVLDEIAEEIRQEEKEKYPYTEWERKREVVKERLRKLPEYVREAISVITVQKRVGRPKKVDLEKRVMLFLFARLMDKSNRDIEELLELFEPLFGIKVSYKTIERLYSDEEVRMALHNLFILLLREEGVSGDFSGDGTGYSLTITKHYRSNPKRKGKDFRYVFRIIDIDTGMYVGFGYSDRSEKDAFEKALGMLKSMGVKVNSISLDKYYSSRKTLRLFDAETAVYVIPKRNLARIGFDWLRVIERIVEAPYRFLKRYFKRNLSEAGFSADKRRFGWLIRQRREDRREMALFAVGLWHNVFAVRVVR; translated from the coding sequence ATGAACCTTGGATTCAGAGTGACAGGGAAGTTTGTAAGGGAACTTCTGGATGTTTTGGATGAAATTGCAGAGGAGATAAGACAGGAGGAGAAGGAAAAGTATCCGTACACAGAATGGGAGAGGAAGAGAGAAGTTGTTAAGGAAAGGCTGAGAAAACTCCCTGAATACGTTAGAGAGGCTATTTCTGTGATAACCGTGCAAAAGAGGGTGGGAAGACCAAAGAAAGTTGATCTGGAGAAGAGAGTTATGCTCTTTCTGTTTGCAAGGCTGATGGACAAATCAAACAGAGATATTGAGGAGCTTTTAGAGCTGTTTGAACCTTTATTCGGGATAAAGGTTAGCTACAAAACGATAGAAAGATTATACTCGGATGAAGAAGTTAGAATGGCTTTACACAACCTCTTCATCCTTCTGCTTAGAGAGGAAGGAGTTTCAGGAGATTTTTCAGGAGATGGGACAGGATACAGCCTAACCATCACTAAGCACTATAGAAGCAATCCTAAAAGGAAAGGTAAAGACTTCAGATACGTTTTCAGGATAATTGACATCGATACGGGAATGTACGTTGGCTTTGGCTATTCTGACAGATCTGAGAAAGATGCCTTTGAGAAGGCTTTAGGAATGCTCAAAAGCATGGGGGTGAAGGTAAACTCGATTTCTCTGGATAAGTATTACAGCAGTAGGAAGACTCTGAGGCTGTTTGATGCTGAGACAGCTGTCTACGTCATTCCAAAGCGAAATCTTGCCAGAATAGGATTTGACTGGTTGAGGGTTATCGAGAGGATTGTTGAAGCTCCTTATAGGTTTCTGAAGAGGTACTTCAAGAGGAACTTAAGTGAGGCAGGATTTTCTGCTGATAAGAGGAGATTTGGATGGTTGATAAGGCAGAGGAGGGAGGACAGGAGAGAGATGGCTTTGTTTGCTGTTGGGCTGTGGCACAATGTGTTTGCTGTTAGGGTGGTGAGGTAA